From Triticum urartu cultivar G1812 chromosome 2, Tu2.1, whole genome shotgun sequence, a single genomic window includes:
- the LOC125540990 gene encoding peroxidase 2-like, whose product MASSSLSVVLLLCLAVAVSAQLSPTFYDSSCPGALSTIKSAVDAAVSSNPRMGASLLRLHFHDCFVQGCDASVLLSGNEQNAGGNAGSLLGMDLIQKIKDLVEAACDNNKRTLIVSCADILAVAARDSVVALGGPSWTVQLGRRDSTTASVTLANNDLPPSSLDVAGLNTRFAAKGFSSIDMVALSGAHTVGRAQCKNFRNRLYNEANIDPDYAAKLKANCPQPTGSGDSNLAQLDDTPTPVNADSFDNGYFVNLQLNKGLLHSDQVLYTVGAGGATENMVDSFAANPETFRNAFASAMVKMGNLSPLTGSQGMVRRTCSSTKAN is encoded by the exons ATGGCGTCTTCATCTCTATCAGTCGTGTTACTCCTGTGCCTGGCCGTGGCGGTGTCGGCGCAGCTGTCGCCGACGTTCTACGATTCGTCGTGCCCCGGGGCGCTTTCCACCATCAAGAGCGCCGTGGACGCCGCCGTGAGCAGCAACCCCCGCATGGGCGCGTCCCTGCTCCGGCTGCACTTCCACGACTGCTTTGTCCAA GGCTGTGACGCGTCCGTTCTGCTGTCTGGCAACGAGCAGAACGCAGGCGGGAACGCGGGATCGCTGCTTGGCATGGACCTCATCCAGAaaatcaaggacttggtggaagcCGCGTGCGACAACAACAAGCGCACCCTCATCGTCTCCTGCGCCGACatcctcgccgtcgccgcccgtgACTCCGTCGTCGCG TTGGGAGGGCCGTCGTGGACGGTTCAACTCGGGAGAAGGGACTCCACCACGGCTAGCGTGACACTGGCCAACAACGACCTGCCTCCGTCGTCCTTGGACGTCGCCGGCCTCAACACCAGATTCGCCGCCAAGGGGTTCAGCTCGATCGATATGGTCGCCCTCTCTGGTGCCCACACGGTTGGGCGGGCGCAGTGCAAGAACTTCAGGAACCGGCTCTACAACGAGGCCAACATTGATCCGGACTACGCCGCGAAGCTCAAGGCCAACTGCCCCCAGCCAACTGGCTCCGGCGACAGCAACCTGGCACAGCTGGACGACACCCCGACACCCGTTAATGCAGACTCGTTCGACAACGGCTACTTCGTCAACCTCCAGCTCAACAAGGGACTCCTACACTCCGACCAGGTGCTCTACACCGTTGGCGCCGGTGGTGCCACTGAGAACATGGTCGACAGCTTCGCGGCTAACCCGGAGACGTTCAGGAACGCCTTCGCATCGGCCATGGTGAAGATGGGGAACCTCAGCCCGTTGACTGGCTCCCAGGGAATGGTCAGGCGCACCTGCTCCAGCACCAAGGCGAACTAA